The window TAATCTTCGTCAAACTCGAAGTTTCGTCGTTAAACATCGTGTCGTGGTTGTTGCCTGGCGACGAGAACATGTTATACACCGTGCTGTGAGTTCCGAACTGCGCCTGCGCTTTGTTGAGAATGGCGAAATAGTGACGTCGGTCCGACTGCGGCTTCGATCCGGAAGTAACGACTGCGTGCGAAGGCACCCGAGCCAAATTGCACGACCGCCATTCGGAAACCGGTTTCCGAGATCCGTCGAGACAGAGAAGTTCGAAATCGGTCGACTGGAGGCCTCGGGACCAGTTCTCTTGTCCTTTTCCGTCGGTGAACGATGGAACGGTCGAGTGCTTCACAAAGGCGACGTCTGCGTTTTTTTCCACCAGACACCGAAAAGCACCGCGGTGGCCATAGAAGACGTTGTCGTTAGATCTCTGACAGTTCTGTCTTCCTCCGCAGAGGTTGCAGAGATTCTCAGGGTTGCGTCCCTTGGGGTTATATTTAGGATCGAGCGCTCCGGGGACGCAACTCTCTTTGAAGAACTGGCCGACGGCCTCAGCTAGGTCGCAGGAGTACTGAGGTGCGTGGATCGCGCCTCGTTCGATCAGCGTGCCCACGGGGATCACCCAGCCGGTGGTTCTGCCTATCCCAGTGTGGCAGGACGTTTTACCTAGAAAAAAATACAAAGGAGACCAATGTAGGTAGCATAAAgcaattacatgtatttcctGGAATGTGGCATAGAGCAATATTTCCTGGAATGTGGCATATATCAATATTTCCTGGAATGTGGCATTTAGCAATATTTTCTGGAATTTGGCATAGAGCAAGCATTTGTGTAATAGACAATAGAGCATAGAGCTACAAAGCATGCATTCCTGGAATTTTCAATAGAAATTTCAGGAATCTGGCATAGATCTAGCACGCCTGGAATGCGGCACAGGGCATTGAGTAAGCATTCCTGGAATATACCATAGATCAAGTATTCCTGGAATGTGGCATAACGCAAGCAGTCCTGGAATGTGGCATAGACAAAAATTATTCCTGGAATGTGACACTGGAAGATTCAAGGAAGAAAACGACCccattcattgtttttttttctttctagttgACACCGTCTGAGCACATATTTAATTAAGGTCTATTAGTATtggtggtggggtgggatgggggtggggtgtggtggTATAAATATTTGTCAGTGATATACTACCCTAGAGGTACTGTTTACAGaatggaatatttaaaaaacacagtgtcagtATACAAAGTTCGAACCCACTGCACACTCACATTGCATTTGACATTCTGAAGACTGCGTCTGAATTACTATGTTAatttcaggggcgtagcgtgatctggacctggggggtgTTTGTGTTCGATATGAatcaagtggacccttttttgtattgtttttgcaccaccagaaactccaaatgcataaacctgtatgttttagttctgaaagcggaccattttcttcagcgggggtgggggtggggggtgggagtggggggtgggggtggttcgTTCGAAccctttaccccccccccccccccccaaatctaCCCCCCTGAATTTGATATCCATTTgcctgataattaattaattaatatgctctagcggtgtcgtgacacaaaacaaacttttgttttaccTTTTAACGTATTAATATTGATTCCCGTGTTTGACTTCCTCACCACGGCCACGGTCCAGTAGCTCGAGGGGTCATCTCTCGGGTCACCGTAATTCTCCGCGGCGATCGGAACAAGATTGTGGTATCTAAAGTAAGagaagaaacattttacaagcTTGCCTAACAATATTATACAGgcacggatgcaggatttctgaaagggtgtgtgtgggggtgggggtgggtccaaatgtgatgactcatctctccttttacacagcgCGCCTCTTACAGCTGAACACATTATGCTcgaatttatttacaaaaagggcgggggggggggtgtccggACCCctgtacacccccccccccccccccccccccccttggatccgctaCTGTTGTAACATTACTCTGacgcaaaacaaaacaaaagtgtgtgtgtgtgggtgagatgggggtggggaggcaagacaaaataaaaacaaaacgaaccatatcaaaataacataatcccgcaatttttttttcatttcaacttattttcgcgcttatatccaaataaggttcaagcacgctgtcctggacacacacctcagctatctgggctatctgtccaagacagcgggttagtggttagtgagagagaagagggtgtagtggtctaacacctacccattgagtcgttaatcgctctgggtgggagtgggtaccaggctgcgaaccctgtacctaccagccttatgtccgatggcctaacaacgacaccaccgaggccggtaatttcGCAGATAAAAAGGACGTTAGCTACGGCACAtaccaagggacataactccCACAAGACtatttttcaatgttttaagatgCAGGCTTAAGTCGATGATAACGatgtacattttaaagtttgttttgtttaacgacaccactggagcacattgatttactaattatcggctgttgaatataaaacatttggtaattgttcaCATgtggtcttagagagaaaatccggTATATTTTTTCCACTAGTAACAAGTGATCGTTTATATATGTACCGTCCAAATACTGCGGCATTTgatgagaaatagaccaatggacctaccgacgggaatcgatcctagaactCTTTTATGTGGAAGCATTTTACTGTAAaatctcttcttcttcttcttgacTATCATAGCCTATAACAGTGTCGGGTTATTCCgataatatataaaactagagattccaggcgcgtgtgcagggggtggggattgaccccccccccccccccactctcccCCACCGCCTCAagcaattgttttgtttgtttttttcaatacattttctcaATCCCACTATGTCTCGAACTCGCAATGTCTCGACCCCGCTATAAACATCGCTCGCCATAGTCTAGACTCAACCTCCCCCCTTTCCAGGCTTATGTGTAAACACCAccaaaaacccaccaaaaacaacaatgattggtacaaatgttaaagtttgttttgtttaacgacaccactggagcacattgatgaattaatcagctgctattggatgtcaaacatttggtaattctgacacgtagtcatccaATGAAAccctaaagcagcaagggatcttttgtatgcactttccccacagacaggatagcatattcCACGGCTATAATTGcgtcggacgtatggttaaggaccacacacataatgagagaggaagcccgctatctttcccattagcagcaagggatcttttatatgtactttcccacagacgggatagcacatgccatggcctttgatgtaccagtcgtggtgcactggctgtaacgagaaatagcccaatgggtccacggacggggatcgatcctagggtACAAATGTATTTCGAGAGTTTCCGTACATTACGGACGTTGTCGGAAACTTATCTATTACGTCAACAATACGATGACGTATCAATATGGTTATGGACGTCGAAGTTGCTGCACGTACATTCTTTTGAATTTAGCTTAAATTCAGAAATATGTGAACGGTATCGATATTTGACGTCTATGagcatatttaatgtgtatgagaaaacatatttatttacttggtAGGCTATGTGTTTATAATGTATTATCGATGGCGAAGCTGTCACAACGGTTAGCGGTAATGTGTTGATATCATCAAGACAGGTTAGTGTATTTACTTTACATATAATatcttaatgaaaatattaagtAGTGAAAAACCGACGACTTTAAAGCAcgttgatttaataatcatctgctattggacgtcaaacatttgataattttgacatctatAATGTCTTAGAGtctagagagaaaacccgctatatttttccattagtagtggCCAggattttatgtgtgtgtgtgtgtgtgggggggggggggggtcaatccacactatgtatgtatgttatgtatgtattgatgtatgaatatctatatattgtatgtatgtatttatgtatatatgtattgatgtatgaatatctatatattgtatatatgtcgaggttgattgttacatacatagatattaacgcactggcgcaggggataattaaatcctttctggcctcacaaattgtcccatgccgttgctgggactcgaacctatggcaccgaatcgcccgcaaattgcaagactaaccacgatacgctctgagctatcgaagcttccataaaaggaagttctttaactcaaccatatgcatggtgcttacaatctacgcggtcgatcccgcttacgtgcatgaaacagtgggcagacctggcactggctagtatgtattgatgtatgaatatctatatattgtatgtatgtcgaggttgactgttacatacatagatattaaagcactggcgcaggggataaatAAATCcgttctggcctcacaaattgtcccataccgttgctgggactcgaacctatggcacggaatcgcccgcaaattgcaagactaaccacgatacgctctgagctatcgaagcttccataaaaggaagttctttaactcaaccatatgcatggtgcctacaatctacgcggtcgatcccacttacgtatgtatgtatgtatgtatgtatgtatgtatgtatgtatgtatgtatgtattcatgcatgcatgtatgtatgcatgtatgtatgtatgtattgatgtatgcatatctatatattgtatgtatgtcgatgtcgaggttgactgttacaaaCATAGacattaacgcactggcgcagggataattaaatcctttctggcctcacagtTGTTcgcatgccgttgctgggactcgatgcgctctgagctatcgaggcattcataatgtatgtatgtatgtatgtatgtatgtatgtatgtgcctttttaaaatgtttaaattaaaaatgtttataagcaataaaatgtttcaaatcaAAGTAAGGTAAAGACTCAGAAATGGCGGAGTCAACTCTCACTTTCCAGCTGTATAGAGGTCGGCGCCGTCCAGCGTAACTAGGTCAGCCTGGTTTGCCTCGATCATCTCCATGCACTCTTTGTGACTCTGCGCACGAACACACTCCAGTTTATGAGTGATGCGATATGACGCCAGCGCCGCACTGAATTCTTGGCATTTTGCAAGCCCCGCCTCCGAAATGACGCACCATCTGTCGGTAGCGTTACAGGAGGTGTACTTCAGTAGCGTGTTTAGGTAGCCTTTATCTGAAATGTTTTATGGTGGACTTttataacatgtttaaaaatgtatttcgaaattattttaaatattatttataaataattgtattacaGTCTTACATGTCAAATGGATATCGACAAAGTCTTTCATTTGTCAAATGGAAATCACGTAAACAAATGTGTGcatggattttgttttgttgtcatttttgttatttgaaaataatgctaaaatcatgtaaacaattttttggaatgtgtgtgtgtgtgtgtgtgtgtgtgtgtgtgtgtgtgtgtgtgtgtgttcttaatttttgtttgtttttatgtgtttgttatttgaaaataatgctaaaattcatgtaaacataaaatatgttttgtttgtttttgcttgttattttgtttgttattttttggggttgtttattattattattattattattattataatttaataatacacGCAAAATTGTGTATCATTTCAAAATTAGTGtgaataacaataattaaatgactatcaaattgtaatttaaatgttctttttgatgcaaaaaaaaagaagacaaaaaagaGAAGGCAATTgcagaaataactattatgcaAATTGTGATGGATTGGGAATAGGGGTTTATTTCAACAGCCAGTCACATCTCCGGCTGTAAGCAGAGAATCACAAATTCGTTAAAGATTCCACGTCACCTAGATATTTATCATACTGCTGCTGCGACTCCCCAACCGCGTACAGTTTCTTGACTCCATCGCTAAAGATCAAATCCACCCCTCCGAATTTGGAAGAGTCGAACATGTTGAACGATATCGAAGATCCGTTGAACAGCACCGCGGCTTGCTCCAACAGGTGCCGCAAATCTTCCTCGTGCCCGTGGAAGTTAGCTGCTGACGTAGCTATGACGTCAGTGGGTCTCGTCGCCCAGTAACAGGTCGCCCATTCGTCGACGAGCTTCAGAGAGCCGTCTGGGCAGACGATGCGGTAGTCTCCCTTGTTGATTGTCTCCCCTATGTCGATGAGGCTCTGGATGGTGGAGTGTTTGAGAAAGGCCACGTCGCCGAGCCCTCGCTTCAGACACTTGAAGGCTTGTTCGTAGCCGTTGTTGTGTTGACCGGGCATTGGGCACGAGTTGTTGTCGCAAAGAGAACACACATTGACGGGGTTATCGCCTGAAGTAGAATAGTAAGGAAGTAATGAAACACAGAAACATATAAACAATAACAGGAATGAAATATACAGTTGCTGTCGTGCTGTCGTGGGTCAGGGGAGGGTGGGagaatcaaaaacaaaaataattgagATCTACAGTTTCGCTGatgtttgcaaaaaaaaaaatcgatgaATAATTTTGGTGTCTATTGTCAAGAGAAAACAAGTTCTGAGGAGGAGGAAGACActgtaaagggacattcctgagtgggtcattgtaagatgtttccgggGATGggtgaaatgaaatttaacctagccAAATAATAGAacaacacgtttaatatacagccacaaaattttatgcagaacaatataaaAATCGTTAAGATTAGTGATAACAGATCATTAGCAaacaggaatatccctttaaagaatttgtacaatgttgaaaatattgcaaaaaaaaaaaacctaatgattattatgatgaGATGATGGATAATGATTTTGTATAATGATACTGATATTTGTGATGGATAAATTTAAGGTACTGGAGATTTCacagcattgtaaatgtataatgAATCATATTTGTGATGGATAATGATTTAAAGGTATAATGATACTGATATTTGTGATGGATAATGAGgtataaatgaaacatttgttatAATGGGATGATAAATATTTTCTAACGATTAAACTTGGATAATGATTACAAACAGataccaaactggattttaatgtataatgaaatgaaatgataatgaTTATAAACCTATGATACAAATATGATATAAACGTCTAAGAtacatttgttaataattatacagGTATAAAACATGGATAATATATGCATGATACTAATATTTGTGATGGATAATGATACAATCGTATAAAAAAGTACTAATATTTTGATGGTCGATAAATCTTAATGAAAATTGCATAATGCATAATGATTATACAGGAATATACCCTTTAAAGGATATTGGTGATTTGATACAATATTTGTGATGGTTTGTATAATGATATGATGACGATAcactaataaaaacataaacatttgtGATGCataatgattataaatataatgatgatatgatggataatgattataaatgtataatgaTACTGATAtttgtgataatgatgataaaggTATAATGATACTGATATTTGTGATGGATAATGATACTAATATTTGTGATGGATAATGattataaatgtataatgaTACTGATATTTGTGATGGATAATGATTATAAAGGTATAATGATACTGATATTTGTGATGGATAATGATTATAAAGGTATAATGATACTGATATTTGTGATGGATAATGATTATAAAGGTATAATGATACTGATATTTGTGATGGATAATGATTATAAAGGTATAATGATACTGATATTTGTGATGGATAATGCTGCTGCAACTGCTGATGCTGGTGATGATGAccatgacgacgacgatgaggAGGTAGAGGAGGAGGTTCACGATGATGCATATGGCAACGACGATGACGACTACAATCCTAATCATCGTAAGTACCTACTAGTAACTAAAATGACTCATCATCAACACcggaggcaggacgtagcccagtggtaaagcgctccccgtcggtggacccattgcgctatttctcgttccagctagtgctccccaactgttgtaacaaaggccgtggtatgtactatcctgtctgtgggatggtgcatataaaagatcccttgctgctaatcgaaa of the Gigantopelta aegis isolate Gae_Host chromosome 12, Gae_host_genome, whole genome shotgun sequence genome contains:
- the LOC121385955 gene encoding melanotransferrin-like, yielding MGETQMFEHLFSRQLHKRGTCASPRQRHGELCARNIYKRDVSTKTTLRLLLTPIGLLVLTCTYRMFSSDSIRLNKTNYMYTYYGCISGRWCVTSDAEKSKCDAMKKAFDEVGLTGLKKCVQAPDKNRFECMRMIRDGKADLVKLDDTDIFSAGKVFGLKPILKESFSTDLNSETFLYKAVMVIKADGPVHSLADLYRKKSCHTGVGRTVGWTVPVANLQAMGLMVVRDCDNTVKNVAAFFKQSCAPGAYSNQFNPDGDNPVNVCSLCDNNSCPMPGQHNNGYEQAFKCLKRGLGDVAFLKHSTIQSLIDIGETINKGDYRIVCPDGSLKLVDEWATCYWATRPTDVIATSAANFHGHEEDLRHLLEQAAVLFNGSSISFNMFDSSKFGGVDLIFSDGVKKLYAVGESQQQYDKYLDKGYLNTLLKYTSCNATDRWCVISEAGLAKCQEFSAALASYRITHKLECVRAQSHKECMEMIEANQADLVTLDGADLYTAGKYHNLVPIAAENYGDPRDDPSSYWTVAVVRKSNTGININTLKGKTSCHTGIGRTTGWVIPVGTLIERGAIHAPQYSCDLAEAVGQFFKESCVPGALDPKYNPKGRNPENLCNLCGGRQNCQRSNDNVFYGHRGAFRCLVEKNADVAFVKHSTVPSFTDGKGQENWSRGLQSTDFELLCLDGSRKPVSEWRSCNLARVPSHAVVTSGSKPQSDRRHYFAILNKAQAQFGTHSTVYNMFSSPGNNHDTMFNDETSSLTKINEDYQHYQKWLGADYLAALKSVDLLDCVGSAYNIFFGLRHSVSVYVILRRAASFYVDMLQSVSVGVILCRSASLCDDLRHVSICVVSTCVILFRCASFCDDLRHSVSIYIIL